A stretch of Dietzia lutea DNA encodes these proteins:
- the treZ gene encoding malto-oligosyltrehalose trehalohydrolase, protein MFSVWAPEARAVGLVLDSPDADPVPMRRAADGWWTCGVPREQGRDYGFVVTGDDDEVGPPRPDPRSTRQPDGVHGLSRVHRVDPSRWTDAAWTGRQLAGSVIYEMHVGTFSPDGTLISAIEHLDELVELGVDMVEVMPLNAFNGEYGWGYDGVAWFAVHEPYGGPDAFQQFVDACHARGLAVCLDVVYNHLGPSGNYLPEFGPYLSSADGPWGSGLNLDGEHSGEVRSYIIDNALRWFDEFHVDALRLDAVHALHDASAVHLLEQLTVEVESLSTHLGRPLSLVAESDQNDPRLVTAREAGGYGLDGQWDDDVHHAVHAAVSGERQGYYVDYGSLESLQQVLTGAFLHAGTYSSFRGRVHGRPLDVNRVPGSRFVAYTLTHDQVGNRAAGDRPSMNLTPQQQLAKAAIVLCSPFTPMLFQGEEWGARTPFCFFTSHLEPELAEAVRQGRTREFAAMGWDPDTVADPQDPETFRRSVLDRTEQTRDEHAEILRVYRALIALRNAEPELSDPWLAPVRVESGVEADDDRWLVVHRGSLALVVNLGTEPCRVPLAADAVFASGAVADADSVFCQAFGFAVVRTR, encoded by the coding sequence ATGTTCTCCGTCTGGGCGCCGGAGGCACGCGCGGTCGGGCTGGTCCTGGACTCCCCTGACGCCGATCCGGTCCCGATGCGGCGCGCCGCGGACGGCTGGTGGACGTGCGGCGTCCCCCGGGAACAGGGCAGGGACTACGGGTTCGTGGTGACAGGCGACGACGACGAGGTCGGCCCCCCACGTCCCGACCCGCGGTCGACGCGTCAGCCGGACGGGGTCCACGGGCTGTCGCGGGTCCACCGCGTAGACCCGTCCCGCTGGACGGACGCGGCGTGGACCGGCCGGCAACTGGCCGGGTCGGTGATCTACGAGATGCACGTGGGCACCTTCTCGCCCGACGGGACGCTGATCAGTGCGATCGAGCACCTCGACGAGCTGGTCGAGCTGGGCGTGGACATGGTCGAGGTGATGCCGCTCAACGCGTTCAACGGCGAGTACGGCTGGGGCTATGACGGCGTGGCGTGGTTCGCCGTGCACGAGCCCTACGGCGGGCCCGACGCGTTCCAGCAGTTCGTGGACGCCTGCCACGCGCGTGGTCTGGCGGTGTGCCTGGACGTGGTCTACAACCATCTGGGTCCGTCGGGGAACTATCTGCCGGAGTTCGGGCCGTACCTGTCGTCGGCCGACGGGCCGTGGGGATCGGGGCTTAACCTCGACGGCGAGCACTCGGGCGAGGTGCGGAGCTACATCATCGACAACGCGCTGCGCTGGTTCGACGAGTTCCACGTCGACGCGCTGCGCCTCGATGCCGTGCACGCGTTGCACGATGCGTCGGCCGTGCACCTGCTGGAGCAGTTGACGGTGGAGGTCGAGTCGCTGTCCACCCATCTCGGGCGGCCGTTGTCGCTGGTGGCGGAGTCGGATCAGAACGACCCGCGGCTGGTCACCGCGCGCGAGGCCGGCGGGTACGGGCTGGACGGGCAGTGGGACGACGACGTGCACCACGCCGTCCACGCCGCCGTCTCCGGCGAGCGGCAGGGCTACTACGTGGACTACGGGTCGCTCGAGTCGCTGCAGCAGGTGCTCACGGGCGCGTTCCTGCACGCGGGAACCTATTCGTCCTTCCGGGGTCGTGTGCACGGGCGGCCGCTGGACGTGAACCGGGTGCCGGGCAGTCGGTTCGTCGCCTACACGCTGACCCACGACCAGGTGGGTAATCGCGCGGCCGGTGATCGCCCATCGATGAATCTGACGCCGCAGCAGCAGCTGGCCAAGGCCGCGATCGTGCTGTGTTCGCCGTTCACCCCGATGTTGTTCCAGGGCGAGGAGTGGGGTGCGCGGACGCCGTTCTGCTTCTTCACCTCGCATCTCGAGCCGGAGCTGGCCGAGGCGGTGCGGCAGGGACGGACGCGCGAGTTCGCGGCGATGGGTTGGGATCCCGACACGGTGGCGGACCCGCAGGATCCGGAGACGTTCCGCCGCTCGGTGCTCGACCGCACGGAGCAGACCCGCGACGAGCACGCCGAGATCCTGCGCGTCTACCGCGCGCTGATCGCCCTGCGTAATGCCGAGCCCGAGCTCAGCGATCCGTGGCTGGCGCCGGTCCGAGTGGAGTCCGGTGTCGAGGCCGACGATGACCGCTGGCTGGTGGTCCATCGGGGATCATTGGCGCTGGTGGTGAACCTGGGCACCGAACCGTGCCGGGTCCCGCTGGCCGCGGACGCGGTGTTCGCCTCGGGCGCGGTGGCCGACGCGGACTCGGTGTTCTGCCAGGCGTTCGGGTTCGCGGTGGTGCGGACCCGCTGA
- a CDS encoding IMPACT family protein has product MTASPPVLRLSAGPDVTGEYEEKRSRFVAVLRRCDDEEDARALIADLRSAHPAARHHCSAFIVGDPGAGPIERTNDDGEPSGTAGTPMLDVLRGSGLTGVCAVVVRWFGGTRLGTGGLARAYSAAVSDAVEQAWSDGRVVEVTRTPAWTAAVDHSVAGGLEAALRSAGVRILDVDYGRRVGFTVAGEFGVIGPILAARTSGGVEWEAAGVATTEDAATRRNVGS; this is encoded by the coding sequence ATGACCGCATCGCCGCCAGTGCTCAGGCTCTCCGCCGGACCGGACGTGACGGGGGAGTACGAGGAGAAGCGCTCCAGGTTCGTGGCGGTGTTGAGACGGTGCGACGACGAGGAGGACGCCCGCGCACTGATCGCCGACCTCCGCTCCGCGCATCCGGCGGCTCGCCACCACTGCAGTGCCTTCATCGTGGGCGACCCCGGGGCCGGCCCGATCGAGCGGACCAACGACGACGGCGAGCCGTCCGGCACCGCCGGGACACCCATGCTGGACGTCCTGCGGGGAAGCGGGCTGACCGGCGTGTGCGCGGTGGTCGTCCGGTGGTTCGGTGGCACCAGACTCGGCACCGGCGGCCTCGCCCGCGCCTACTCCGCCGCCGTGAGCGATGCCGTCGAGCAGGCGTGGAGCGACGGGCGCGTCGTGGAGGTGACCCGGACCCCCGCGTGGACGGCCGCGGTCGACCACTCCGTCGCCGGTGGACTCGAGGCGGCCCTGCGCTCGGCCGGCGTCCGTATCCTCGACGTGGACTACGGCCGTCGTGTCGGGTTCACGGTGGCGGGGGAGTTCGGCGTGATCGGGCCGATCCTCGCCGCCCGCACGTCCGGGGGCGTCGAGTGGGAGGCGGCGGGTGTGGCCACCACCGAGGACGCGGCGACGCGCCGGAATGTGGGATCCTGA
- a CDS encoding nitroreductase — MTDSASIAPATLDAAATLERILDDRYSCRGFTSEPVPEETIEQILRMAQRTASWCNSQAWQVDLVTGDATAAFSKHLTEHVLANDMRSDFPAPERYDGVYGDRRRASGYGLYTALGIERSDQEARLRQMLENYRFFGAPHVAVITSDAGLGTYGAVDCGGYVSTFLAAATSLGVATCAQAAIALYSDAVREHLSIPDDRLIVCGIAFGYPDENHPANTFRAERADLGDVVRRHG; from the coding sequence ATGACCGACTCCGCCTCAATCGCCCCGGCCACACTCGACGCCGCCGCCACGCTCGAGCGGATCCTCGACGACCGCTACAGCTGCCGCGGGTTCACCTCGGAGCCGGTGCCGGAGGAGACGATCGAGCAGATCCTGCGGATGGCCCAGCGCACGGCGTCGTGGTGCAACTCGCAGGCCTGGCAGGTCGACCTCGTGACCGGGGACGCGACGGCCGCGTTCAGCAAGCACCTCACCGAACACGTGCTGGCCAACGACATGCGCTCGGACTTCCCGGCGCCCGAGCGGTACGACGGCGTCTACGGAGACCGTCGGCGGGCCAGTGGCTACGGCCTCTACACCGCGCTGGGCATCGAGCGGTCGGACCAGGAGGCGCGACTGCGCCAGATGCTGGAGAACTACCGCTTCTTCGGCGCCCCCCACGTCGCGGTCATCACCTCGGACGCGGGGCTGGGCACCTACGGAGCGGTCGACTGCGGCGGCTACGTGTCGACGTTCCTGGCCGCGGCCACCTCTCTGGGCGTGGCGACGTGCGCGCAGGCCGCGATCGCCCTGTACTCGGACGCGGTCCGCGAGCACCTGTCGATCCCGGACGACCGGCTCATCGTGTGCGGGATCGCGTTCGGCTACCCGGACGAGAACCACCCGGCCAACACGTTCCGCGCCGAGCGCGCGGACCTGGGCGACGTCGTGCGCCGCCACGGTTAA
- a CDS encoding type IV toxin-antitoxin system AbiEi family antitoxin domain-containing protein yields the protein MATFDDLRALLHTTEQLMAAGFSTQSLGRAVASGDLIRLRPGFYVERSTRELGREERHLLMVLAADRALGCPVFTHWSAALVLGLPGWDLPLGTVSLSRVGHAQRSRTTRLTRHDVTPLAEDDIDVVDGLRVTRPERTIVDVARTCAVPASVAVADAAFKAEAVTAASVDDALSRAAGRSGVKRARAALARVDARSESVAETRSRLIFEDYGLPEPQTQVDIFDAHGHFVARVDFLWPELGLIGECDGFGKYLDGADAAEARRRLGVEKDRDAALMALGYRVLHWRWADLDRPRLLAQRLRCVMYPAVA from the coding sequence ATGGCTACTTTCGATGACCTGCGAGCACTTCTCCACACGACTGAGCAGTTGATGGCGGCCGGCTTCAGCACCCAGTCGCTCGGTCGAGCAGTCGCCTCGGGCGATCTGATCCGGCTGCGGCCCGGCTTCTACGTCGAGCGGTCCACGCGAGAGCTCGGGCGAGAGGAGCGGCACCTGCTCATGGTGCTGGCGGCGGACCGCGCCCTCGGGTGCCCGGTGTTCACGCACTGGTCGGCAGCACTCGTCCTCGGGTTGCCGGGCTGGGATCTGCCACTCGGGACCGTGTCGTTGTCCCGCGTGGGGCACGCCCAGAGATCCCGTACCACCAGACTGACCAGGCATGACGTGACCCCGCTGGCGGAAGACGACATCGACGTGGTCGACGGACTTCGCGTGACCCGCCCAGAACGCACCATCGTGGACGTGGCCAGGACGTGCGCAGTACCGGCGAGCGTGGCGGTCGCAGACGCAGCCTTCAAGGCGGAGGCGGTCACCGCGGCCTCAGTGGACGACGCGCTGAGCCGCGCGGCCGGTAGGTCCGGCGTCAAACGCGCGCGGGCCGCGCTGGCCCGAGTCGACGCCCGCAGCGAGAGCGTCGCGGAGACCCGCAGCCGCCTGATCTTCGAGGACTACGGTCTCCCCGAGCCTCAGACACAGGTCGACATCTTCGATGCCCACGGCCACTTCGTCGCTCGCGTGGACTTCCTCTGGCCGGAGCTCGGTCTGATCGGCGAATGCGACGGCTTCGGCAAGTACCTCGATGGCGCGGACGCGGCAGAGGCCCGGCGCCGACTGGGGGTGGAGAAGGATCGCGATGCCGCGCTCATGGCTCTGGGCTACCGGGTGCTCCACTGGCGCTGGGCGGATCTCGACAGGCCCCGGCTACTGGCGCAGCGCCTTCGGTGCGTGATGTACCCGGCCGTCGCCTGA
- a CDS encoding RNA-binding S4 domain-containing protein: MGVRVDAWTWSVRLFPSRTKAAAACRGGHVKVNGEAVQPSKNVVPGDRVQVTGALGRIRILEVVETVSKRVGAPVAATCYIDHSPPPPPKEVLASQPRRDRGAGRPTKRERRETDRLLGRG, translated from the coding sequence ATGGGTGTGCGGGTGGACGCGTGGACGTGGTCGGTGCGGCTGTTCCCGTCGCGGACCAAGGCTGCGGCCGCCTGTCGGGGTGGCCACGTCAAGGTCAACGGCGAGGCGGTGCAGCCGTCGAAGAACGTCGTGCCCGGCGACCGGGTCCAGGTGACGGGCGCGCTCGGCCGGATCCGCATCCTCGAGGTGGTCGAGACGGTGAGTAAGCGGGTCGGCGCCCCGGTGGCCGCGACGTGCTACATCGACCACTCGCCCCCGCCGCCGCCCAAGGAGGTCCTGGCCTCGCAGCCGCGGCGGGACCGCGGCGCGGGCCGACCCACTAAGCGCGAACGGCGCGAGACCGACCGGCTGCTGGGCCGCGGCTGA
- the treY gene encoding malto-oligosyltrehalose synthase, translating to MGDAANGAGSGPRARVDVLSSTYRLQLRTPASDPDGRGFTLADAEELVPYLADLGVGAVYLSPVLTATPGSTHGYDVVDPTEVSSELGGIDALRSLRAACRAHGLGLIADIVPNHLGVDEPATNPWWWDALRRGPDSVYHRFFDFDIEEANGADGAIAIPVLGSPEDVADLVVVAPDDSPSGEAELRFYEHRFPVAPGTGDGTAQEVHDRQHYRLVHWREPLLGYRRFFTVTGLAGLRQEDPEVFDASHAEVRRWCEEDLVDGIRVDHPDGLSDPVGYARRLRDLVGPDRLVLVEKILAPDEVLEPAMGVDGTTGYDALRLVDQLLVDASGEARLSELAARYSGDPGDEDRVHAQSAELKRQIVAEDLAPELARLARVVRRGAAAGHGGSTSDDVEEGDLREALVSVIARTPFYRADYPVLRGTLPAILDGLRRDRPELAPALRLVASALARGGEASTRLAQVTGAATAKAEEDRLFYRLGRLVSLNEVGGSPGRMGMSVEAFHLAMAERARATPLAMTALSTHDTKRGEDVRARISVLSQVPDAWADLVSRVFEAYPPPAEDAGYFLLQVVVGVWPEPGAPADELRSRLHDYADKALREAAVHTRWTEQNAEFESAAHQWIDTLLDSGAALIGPFVERIAPAGRDNALVAKAVQLLSPGVPDIYQGTEVWEDSLVDPDNRRFVDYGPLRSGAVARAGHPKFALVRELLRIRRAHPADLVGGTHVPLPVHGPAAADVVAFTRSVDGRAAVGLIARRRTAALSARDLAGTVIPLPEGTWAVRSDGSTICGRVDVGELLSASPVVVIVRED from the coding sequence ATGGGCGACGCCGCGAACGGTGCGGGGTCGGGCCCGCGGGCCCGGGTCGACGTGCTCTCCAGCACCTACCGCCTCCAGCTGCGCACCCCCGCCTCCGACCCCGACGGCCGCGGCTTCACCCTGGCCGACGCGGAAGAACTCGTGCCCTACCTCGCCGACCTCGGGGTGGGCGCGGTCTACCTCTCGCCCGTCCTGACCGCCACGCCCGGTTCGACCCACGGTTACGACGTCGTCGACCCCACCGAGGTCTCGTCCGAGCTCGGCGGGATCGACGCCCTGCGGTCCCTGCGCGCGGCGTGCCGAGCCCACGGGCTGGGGCTGATCGCCGACATCGTGCCCAACCACCTCGGCGTGGACGAGCCGGCTACCAACCCCTGGTGGTGGGACGCGCTGCGGCGGGGCCCCGACTCGGTGTACCACCGCTTCTTCGACTTCGACATCGAGGAGGCCAACGGGGCGGACGGCGCGATCGCGATACCCGTCCTGGGCTCCCCGGAGGACGTGGCCGACCTCGTCGTCGTCGCCCCTGACGACTCCCCCAGTGGGGAGGCCGAGCTGCGCTTCTACGAGCACCGCTTCCCCGTGGCGCCCGGCACCGGGGACGGCACGGCGCAGGAGGTACACGACCGCCAGCACTACCGGCTCGTCCACTGGCGCGAGCCGCTGCTCGGCTACCGGCGGTTCTTCACCGTCACCGGCCTGGCCGGGCTGCGGCAGGAGGACCCCGAGGTCTTCGACGCCAGCCACGCCGAGGTGCGCCGCTGGTGCGAGGAGGACCTCGTCGACGGCATCCGCGTCGACCACCCGGACGGACTGTCCGACCCGGTGGGCTACGCGCGCCGACTGCGCGACCTCGTCGGACCGGACCGGCTCGTGCTGGTGGAGAAGATCCTCGCGCCCGACGAGGTCCTCGAGCCCGCCATGGGCGTCGACGGCACCACCGGATACGACGCCCTGCGGCTCGTCGACCAGCTGCTCGTCGACGCCTCCGGCGAGGCCCGGCTGTCCGAACTCGCCGCGCGCTACAGCGGTGACCCGGGCGACGAGGACCGGGTCCACGCGCAGTCCGCCGAGCTCAAACGGCAGATCGTGGCCGAGGACCTCGCGCCCGAACTGGCGCGGCTCGCCCGTGTCGTGCGTCGCGGGGCCGCCGCCGGGCACGGCGGGTCGACGAGCGACGACGTCGAGGAGGGCGACCTCCGCGAGGCCCTGGTCTCGGTGATCGCGCGCACGCCGTTCTACCGGGCCGACTATCCCGTCCTGCGGGGCACCCTCCCAGCCATCCTCGACGGCCTGCGCCGCGACCGGCCCGAGCTCGCGCCCGCCCTGCGGCTCGTGGCCAGCGCACTCGCCCGCGGCGGGGAGGCCTCCACGCGGCTCGCGCAGGTCACCGGCGCCGCCACCGCGAAGGCCGAGGAGGACCGGCTCTTCTACCGCCTCGGGCGCCTGGTCTCGCTCAACGAGGTCGGCGGCTCGCCCGGGCGGATGGGCATGTCCGTCGAGGCGTTCCACCTGGCGATGGCCGAACGCGCCCGCGCCACACCGCTGGCCATGACCGCTCTGAGCACTCACGACACCAAGCGCGGCGAGGACGTCCGCGCCCGGATCTCGGTGCTCTCGCAGGTCCCCGACGCGTGGGCCGACCTGGTCTCGCGCGTGTTCGAGGCCTATCCCCCGCCCGCCGAGGACGCCGGCTACTTCCTGCTGCAGGTCGTCGTGGGCGTGTGGCCGGAACCGGGCGCCCCGGCCGACGAGCTGCGTTCGCGCCTGCACGACTACGCCGACAAGGCCCTGCGGGAGGCCGCGGTCCACACCAGATGGACCGAGCAGAACGCCGAGTTCGAGTCCGCCGCGCACCAGTGGATCGACACCCTCCTCGACTCCGGCGCCGCGCTCATCGGCCCGTTCGTCGAGCGCATCGCCCCGGCCGGACGCGACAACGCACTCGTCGCCAAGGCCGTGCAGCTGCTCTCCCCCGGCGTGCCGGACATCTACCAGGGCACGGAGGTGTGGGAGGACTCGCTCGTCGACCCGGACAACCGGCGGTTCGTGGACTACGGTCCGCTGCGCTCGGGCGCCGTTGCCCGCGCCGGCCACCCGAAGTTCGCGCTGGTCCGCGAATTGCTCCGGATCCGCCGCGCGCACCCGGCGGACCTCGTCGGCGGAACGCACGTGCCGCTCCCCGTGCACGGTCCCGCGGCCGCGGACGTGGTCGCGTTCACGCGGTCGGTCGACGGCCGCGCGGCGGTCGGTCTGATCGCCCGGCGACGGACAGCGGCGCTCAGCGCCCGCGACCTCGCTGGCACGGTGATCCCGCTACCGGAGGGGACGTGGGCGGTGCGGTCGGACGGCTCGACGATCTGCGGCCGCGTGGACGTGGGCGAACTGCTCAGCGCGAGCCCCGTCGTGGTGATCGTTCGCGAGGACTGA
- the glgX gene encoding glycogen debranching protein GlgX produces MTQAAPELIRAWPGTPYPLGATYDGTGTNFSLFSEVAERVELCLIDDDGSEQRVELEEVDYHIWHCYLFGVTPGQRYGFRVHGPYEPENGLRCDPSKLLLDPYGKAFDGTFDGHPSLHSYDLDNPDERNTDDSLGHTMTTVVINPYFDWGNDRAPGHEYHNTVIYEAHVKGMTATHPDIPAEMRGTYAGMSHPAIIDYLTELGVTAIELMPVHQFMHDQPLIDKGLRNYWGYNSFGFLAPHNEYAFSRQPGDAVSEFKAMVKAFHEANIEVILDVVYNHTAEGNHLGPTIGFRGIDNQAYYRLVEGDEQFYMDYTGTGNTLNVRHPHSLQLIMDSLRYWILDMHVDGFRFDLASSLARGLHEVDRLSSFFDLVQQDPVVSQVKLIAEPWDVGEGGYQVGNFPPLWTEWNGQFRDTVRDFWRGEPATLGEFASRLTGSSDLYEATGRRPSASINFVTAHDGFTLNDLVTYNEKHNEANGEDGNDGESHNRSWNCGVEGPTDDPEILALRRRQRRNLLTTLILSQGTPMIAHGDEIARTQHGNNNVYCQDNETSWMNWDLDEEQEDLLAFTRDLVRLRKDHPVFRRRRFFGTPVRGEEDPQDIAWFAPDGSEMTSKDWDSGFGKSLSVYLNGEGIREPDERGQRIIDDSFLMLFNAHHEPIDFSLLGSEYAEAWEIVLDTTRPAGDHNGDLPSDGTLVVAGRGTAVLRKLR; encoded by the coding sequence GTGACGCAAGCCGCCCCGGAGCTCATCCGCGCCTGGCCGGGGACCCCCTACCCGCTGGGGGCCACCTACGACGGCACCGGGACGAACTTCTCCCTGTTCTCCGAGGTCGCGGAGCGCGTCGAGCTCTGCCTGATCGACGACGACGGCAGCGAACAGCGTGTGGAACTCGAGGAGGTCGACTACCACATCTGGCACTGCTACCTGTTCGGGGTGACCCCGGGTCAGCGGTACGGATTCCGCGTCCACGGGCCGTACGAGCCGGAGAACGGACTGCGGTGCGACCCGTCCAAGCTGCTGCTCGACCCGTACGGCAAGGCGTTCGACGGCACCTTCGACGGCCACCCGAGCCTGCACAGCTACGACCTCGACAACCCGGACGAGCGCAACACCGACGACTCGCTCGGGCACACCATGACCACCGTCGTGATCAACCCCTACTTCGACTGGGGCAACGACCGGGCGCCCGGCCACGAGTACCACAACACGGTGATCTACGAGGCCCACGTCAAGGGCATGACGGCCACCCACCCCGACATCCCCGCCGAGATGCGCGGCACCTACGCCGGGATGAGCCACCCGGCGATCATCGACTACCTCACCGAACTGGGTGTCACCGCGATCGAGCTCATGCCCGTGCACCAGTTCATGCACGATCAGCCGCTCATCGACAAGGGACTGCGCAACTACTGGGGCTACAACAGCTTCGGGTTCCTGGCCCCGCACAACGAGTACGCCTTCTCCCGCCAGCCCGGCGACGCCGTGAGCGAGTTCAAGGCCATGGTCAAGGCCTTCCACGAGGCGAACATCGAGGTGATCCTCGACGTGGTCTACAACCACACCGCCGAGGGCAACCACCTGGGGCCCACCATCGGCTTCCGAGGCATCGACAACCAGGCCTACTACCGGCTGGTCGAGGGCGACGAGCAGTTCTACATGGACTACACGGGCACCGGCAACACCCTCAACGTCCGGCACCCGCACTCGCTGCAGCTCATCATGGACTCGCTGCGCTACTGGATCCTCGACATGCACGTCGACGGCTTCCGCTTCGACCTCGCCTCGTCGCTGGCTCGCGGCCTGCACGAGGTCGACCGGCTGTCCTCGTTCTTCGACCTGGTCCAGCAGGACCCGGTGGTCAGCCAGGTCAAGCTCATCGCCGAGCCGTGGGACGTCGGTGAGGGCGGCTACCAGGTGGGCAACTTCCCACCCCTGTGGACGGAGTGGAACGGCCAGTTCCGCGACACCGTGCGCGACTTCTGGCGCGGCGAGCCCGCCACCCTGGGCGAGTTCGCCTCCCGCCTCACCGGCTCCTCCGACCTGTACGAGGCCACCGGCAGGCGCCCCAGCGCGTCCATCAACTTCGTCACCGCACACGACGGCTTCACCCTCAACGACCTCGTGACCTACAACGAGAAGCACAACGAGGCCAACGGGGAGGACGGCAACGACGGCGAGAGCCACAACCGCTCCTGGAACTGTGGCGTCGAGGGGCCCACCGACGACCCCGAGATCCTCGCCCTGCGCCGCCGGCAGCGGCGCAACCTGCTCACGACCCTCATCCTCTCGCAGGGCACGCCGATGATCGCCCACGGTGACGAGATCGCGCGCACCCAGCACGGCAACAACAACGTGTACTGCCAGGACAACGAGACGTCCTGGATGAACTGGGACCTCGACGAGGAGCAGGAGGACCTGCTCGCCTTCACGCGCGACCTCGTCCGGCTGCGCAAGGACCACCCCGTGTTCCGGCGTCGCCGCTTCTTCGGCACCCCGGTGCGCGGCGAGGAGGACCCCCAGGACATCGCGTGGTTCGCCCCCGACGGTTCGGAGATGACCAGCAAGGACTGGGACTCCGGCTTCGGCAAGTCCCTGTCCGTCTACCTCAACGGCGAGGGCATCCGCGAGCCGGACGAGCGAGGGCAGCGGATCATCGACGACTCGTTCCTCATGCTGTTCAACGCCCACCACGAGCCCATCGACTTCTCGTTGCTCGGCTCCGAGTACGCCGAGGCGTGGGAGATCGTCCTGGACACCACCCGGCCCGCCGGCGACCACAACGGCGACCTGCCCTCCGACGGCACCCTCGTCGTGGCCGGCCGCGGCACGGCCGTCCTGCGGAAGCTGCGCTGA